From one Aptenodytes patagonicus chromosome 16, bAptPat1.pri.cur, whole genome shotgun sequence genomic stretch:
- the CACNG5 gene encoding voltage-dependent calcium channel gamma-5 subunit, with protein sequence MLLGMSACGRKALTLLSSVFAVCGLGLLGISVSTDYWLYLEEGIVQPQNQTVEIKVSLHSGLWRVCFLAGEERGRCFTIEYVMPMNIQLTSESTVNVLKMIRSATPFPLVSLFFMFIGFILSNIGHIRPHRTILAFVSGIFFILSGLSLVVGLVLYISSINDEMLNRTKDSETFFNYKYGWSFAFSAISFLLTESAGVMSVYLFMKRYTAEDIYRPHPGFYRPRLSNCSDYSGQFLHPDAWARGRSPSDISSEASLQMNSNYPALLKCPDYDQMSSSPC encoded by the exons ATGCTTTTGGGAATGAGCGCCTGTGGCAGGAAGGCGCTGACCCTGCTCAGCAGCGTGTTCGCCGTCTGCGGCCTCGGCCTCCTGGGCATCTCCGTCAGCACCGACTACTGGCTCTACCTGGAGGAGGGCATCGTCCAGCCCCAAAACCAGACGGTGGAAATCAAAGTGTCGCTGCACTCGGGGCTCTGGAGGGTCTGCTTTCTGGCAG GTGAAGAGCGTGGCCGGTGCTTCACTATCGAATACGTCATGCCCATGAACATCCAGCTGACGTCTGAATCCACAGTCAACGTCCTGA AGATGATCCGCTCTGCCACCCCCTTCCCTCTGGTCAGCCTCTTCTTCATGTTCATCGGCTTCATCTTGAGCAACATCGGCCACATTCGGCCTCACAGGACCATCCTCGCCTTCGTCTCGGGGATATTCTTCATCCTGTCGG GTCTGTccctggtggtggggctggtccTCTACATATCCAGCATTAACGACGAGATGCTGAACAGGACCAAGGACTCGGAAACGTTCTTCAATTACAAATACGGATGGTCATTTGCCTTCTCTGCCATCTCGTTCCTTCTCACGGAG AGCGCCGGGGTGATGTCCGTTTACCTGTTCATGAAGCGATACACGGCCGAGGACATCTACCGACCTCACCCCGGCTTCTACCGTCCCCGTCTGAGCAACTGCTCCGACTACTCGGGGCAGTTCTTGCACCCAGACGCGTGGGCACGGGGCCGCAGCCCTTCGGATATCTCCAGCGAGGCGTCCCTGCAGATGAACAGTAACTATCCGGCTCTGCTCAAGTGCCCCGACTACGACCAGATGTCCTCGTCCCCGTGCTGA